The DNA segment TATTTTAACTAATACAATTATTCTTCGTCAGTTGATGAAGTTCCGTATTTGTTAAGAAGTTCTTGATTTTCTCTTTTTTCTTCTTCTATTTCTATTTTCTTAATTGAAAGTTTAATTCTTTCTTTTTCTCTGTCTATTTCAACTATTTGAGCTTTTACAGTATCTCCAACATTAAATCTATCTTTTAGATTTTTTATGAAATCTTTTGAAGCAAGTTGAGCAGGGATAAATCCATCTACTCCTTCACATAGATTTACGAACATTCCAAAGTCAAGAATGTTTTTAATCTCTTTAGTTACTGTTTGTCCTACTTTGTAAGTTTCCATAGCTTTTTCCCATGGGCTCTTAGTTGTAGCTTTTATGCTTCCTTTGATTTTGTTTTCAGCAGTATTTAATTCAATAACTTTAAAGCTTATTTCGTCTCCTACTGAGAATTTTTTATTTGCTTCTCCTGGCCAAGTATAATCTGAGTTGTGTACAAATACGTCAACACCTGGTTCTATTTCAGCAAATAGACCAAAATCTTTTACTTCTACAACTTTAGCTTTTAATTCTGTTCCTACTGCATATCTTTCTTCAGCAGTATCCCAAGGATTTGCAGAAAGTTGTTTTATTCCAAGTTTTAATCTTCTGTTTTCAGGATTGAATTCAAGAACTTTAACTTGAATTTCATCTCCAACTTGGATATAATCTCCAAGATTTACTCTTTTCTTATTCCAAGCAAAGTCTGACATGTGTACTAATCCTTCTACACCATCAGCTATTTCTACAAATGCTCCATAAGGTAATAACTTAGTTACTTTACCAGCTACAACTGAATCTACTCCAACTGTTTCAGCAACTACTTCCCATGGATTTCTTGTTAATGCTTTTATAGATAATTTGATATTTCTCTTTTCTGGTTCAAGAACGATAACTTGAGCTTTAACAACATCTTTTTTCTTATAGAAGTCGCTTAATTTATCAAGTTTTTTCCATGATACTTCAGAGATATGAATAAATCCTCTTAAGTGACCAATTCTTACAGATAATCCAAAGTCCATAACATCAGTTACTTCAGCTTCAACTATATCTCCTACTGATAATTTTTCAAATTCTTCTTCTTCTTTTAAGATAGTTATATCTTTTCTAGAGAAAGTGATTTTGTCTCCTCTCTTATCTCTAGCTGGTTGCATATCTTTTACCATTACTTTTATTTCTTTTCCAACCATTTTATCTCCATCTTTCATAGAGATTTCTGATAATGAGTTAGGTAGGAAACCTTGGTGAGATAATGCTGTTAATATATATCCACCTTTTACTCTTCTGATTATTTTTGCTTTTATAACTTCTTTATTTTCGAAAGCTTCCTTGATTTTTTTCAAGTTATCTTCCATATCAATTCTTCTTCTAGAACCGATAATGTATTCTCCTTCGTCAGTTTCTCCAACTAAAAGAACTTCTACTTCATCTCCTTGTTCATATCCTTCAAGTTCTTCACTTCTAACTCTTACAGTTGTAGGTTGTCCTGGAGCATCTAGGTATGAGTAGTTTCTATCTTTTTGTGCTATCTTCCCCTTTACTCTTACCTTGTTTGTGTTTTCTTCTGGCAAGTAGTCCTCTAATAATGTTTCAAATTCGTTATAGCTTTCATTGTTATGCATTAAAGATCCCCCTTATTTTATTTTCTATATTTATTACTATTTTTTCTGGCGTTGAAGCTCCCGCAGTGATACCTATTTTTTCTTTTCCTTTTAACCACTCTGGGTTAAGATCAGATTCATCTTGAATCAGGTAAGTATCCGGGTTGAAACTTTTTGAAATCTCATAAAGTTTCTTTGTGTTCGAGCTATTTTTCCCACCAACAACAATAAGTACATCTGTAACTTTAGCTAGTTCTTCAACTGCTTCCTGTCTTACCTGGGTA comes from the Fusobacterium sp. DD2 genome and includes:
- a CDS encoding 30S ribosomal protein S1 — its product is MHNNESYNEFETLLEDYLPEENTNKVRVKGKIAQKDRNYSYLDAPGQPTTVRVRSEELEGYEQGDEVEVLLVGETDEGEYIIGSRRRIDMEDNLKKIKEAFENKEVIKAKIIRRVKGGYILTALSHQGFLPNSLSEISMKDGDKMVGKEIKVMVKDMQPARDKRGDKITFSRKDITILKEEEEFEKLSVGDIVEAEVTDVMDFGLSVRIGHLRGFIHISEVSWKKLDKLSDFYKKKDVVKAQVIVLEPEKRNIKLSIKALTRNPWEVVAETVGVDSVVAGKVTKLLPYGAFVEIADGVEGLVHMSDFAWNKKRVNLGDYIQVGDEIQVKVLEFNPENRRLKLGIKQLSANPWDTAEERYAVGTELKAKVVEVKDFGLFAEIEPGVDVFVHNSDYTWPGEANKKFSVGDEISFKVIELNTAENKIKGSIKATTKSPWEKAMETYKVGQTVTKEIKNILDFGMFVNLCEGVDGFIPAQLASKDFIKNLKDRFNVGDTVKAQIVEIDREKERIKLSIKKIEIEEEKRENQELLNKYGTSSTDEE